The region GGCCCATCCTGAGCCTCTGTCCACTACCCCTATCACAGGTCAACTCCTGGAGTGGCTCCATTGAAATTGGGGTGACGGCACTGGACCCCAGTGTGCTGGACTTCCCAAGCAGCGCCACAGGGCTGAAGGGGGGTTCATGGGTAGTGTCGGGCTGCTCGGTGCTGAGGGATGGACGTTCTGTGCTGGAGGAGTATGGTCAGGACCTGGACCAGCTTGGCGAAGGGGACCGTGTGGGCGTGGAGCGCACAGTTGCTGGGGAACTGCGGCTGTGGGTGAATGGGCGAGATTGTGGTGTGGCTGCCACAGGCCTGCCTGCTCGTGTCTGGGCTGTTGTGGACCTTTATGGCAAGTGCACCCAAATCACTGTGCTACCCCCTGAGCCAGGCTTCAGCCCTCCTACTCCCATCCCTACACCTCCCCTTGAGCTCTCCGCTCCCCCTGAAGATTCTGCCTTGGCTGAACAGGGGACCTCTAGGGATGAAGGTGAGAACACAGCTAAGGCAgtggtggaggggtggggcagaggggatggCTGAAGGGAAATGTAGTGATGAGCAAGGCTGGGCGTGGGCAGGGCCACTCAGACCCCTGAGTCTGTTGAAGGGGAGAGTGAGGGCTAGAGGAGGGGCTCTCCTGGCTGTGGGCCCTGCAGCAGGTGCTGAACCCTTATTCCCCTCCCAtcctgcctggtccccagcctTCATGGTGCCCCCAGCACAGGCCCGGCCGGAGACGTTTCCTAACAGCCTTGAGTCGCATAATGGTGAGGGCTTCTGGGAGGCCCTGGGAAAGGGGAGTGGGAAGTGAGGTGGACAAGGGAGGGGCCTCAGGAGAGGGGTAGGGAGACGACTGCAAACCTGCAGGTGTAGAGCCTCATTTCAGCTTCCTTCCTTTATCCTGCTGCTGTAGACTTTGCCAGCATGGAGCTCTCTGAGGTGGTGAGCAATGCCATCCTGTCTGCTTATAATGGGGGGCTCCTAAATGTGAATCTGAGCTCCCCACCAGCAGGGGAAGGACTAGGGTCTAGCTGTGCTGCCACCTCGCCCATCCTTACTTCCAACGACGCCCTGCTCTTCCATGAGAAGTGTGGAACTCTCATCAAACTCAGCAACAACAATAAGACGGCTGAGCGTCGCCGGCCTCTGGATGAGTTCAACAATGGGGTTGTCATGACCAACCGCCCACTCCGGGACAATGAGATGTTTGAGGTGTGCAAGATCCTAGGGTCTAGCTGACACCTCACCCTCTGGGAACTGAAGGGGCTTGATCCTCGCTACTGGAagggtggggactggggaagGACCAAGGGCTGTGGCTCTTTCCTCTGCATTTACATGCCCACTTCTCCCTTCTGCTAATACCCCACCCCAGATCCGGATCGATAAGCTCGTAGATAAGTGGTCAGGCTCCATTGAGATTGGTGTCACTACCCACAACCCCAACAATTTGGAATACCCAGCCACCATGACCAATCTGCAGTCAGGTACCAGCcattggtggggtgggggcacatgcctgggctcaCTGAAGTGAAGGAAGCTTGTACCCTAACCAGGGTGTGTGCTTTCCCCTAGGCACCATCATGATGAGCGGCTGCGGAATACTGACCAACGGCAAGGGCACCCGCAGGGAGTACTGTGAATTCAGTCTGGATGAACTGCAGGTAAGGGTGGGACACAGCTTGGGCCACTCTCCAGGGGAGTCCCAGGATACTATATCCCTGCCTGGGCACCATGGTCTAGAGCAAGCCCCTTTATCTTTTGTCTGAAGATTCCTTCTAAGAAGGCAAGGTTGTCCAACAGTTAGGCACTCAGATCTTTGGAGTCAGATGTGTTGTGGTTAGTGACCTGAGGTGATAAGCTTACCCTCTTTGgtactttttttgttcttttccttaaacGTCTAAAGTGAGCATGTTAGTTGTGTTTCAGAGATAGTTGTAAAGTTTAAACAAATTGATGGTTATAGGGTGACTCACTGCAGTGCCTGACTTGCATTAAGCATTCAGGGTGGTCTTAAGACTCACAGGAGCTGTTTGGAGCTGTTACCCTGTGATGTGGGGTGGTCAGAAGGCTCTAGGACTGCTCTGTTCTCATGGTTCTTGCAAATGTCTGGAGCCTAATTGTAGATGAATTCCAGactgtcatttttctgttttgaacaGGAGGGTGATCACATTGGTCTCACGAGGAAGTCCAATTCTGCCCTCCACTTCTTCATTAATGGCATTGATCAGGGTAAGGGGAAGTTCAGAGAAGGCTTTGGGGACAGGGTGGTATGTACCTCATCCTCCTGTCTCTTTGTTACTCGATCTCCCTGTATTTGATTCTTCTCCCCTCAGCCCCCTATTCCTGTGCTTTCCACCCCTATAGGCGTGGCTACCCCATTGACACCTCCAGTGGTATATGGTGTAGTGGACTTGTATGGGATGGCAGTGAAGGTGACCATCGTCCACAATAACAACCACAGTGACCGTTTACGCCGGAATAATGCCATCTTGCGGGCGCTGTCTCCTGAGGGTGCTCTCCGCcgtgctgctcctgctgcccaggCAGAACCTGAGCGCCTGCTCTTCCATCCCAACTGTGGGCAGAAGGCAGCCATTACCCACGAGGGACGCACTGCTCTGAGGCCCCAGTATGGCccatggggtggggagaagcctGCAGAAGGGACTCTAATGGAAttgggggaagaggtggggaaatgGGAGCTAGAGTGAGTCTGATCTGGGATGTCTTAGACAGAAAAGGGGTGAGCCTTCTGAGTGTGATATTTATGTGGTTGATTTGGACTGAGATCTGGCACGTTTGGAGCTTGTGTTAGAGGTCTGAGTCCCCATTTGCTGTGCCCTCAGTGCCACTGATGACTTCAATCATGGTGTGGTGCTGAGCAGCAGAGCCCTGCGGGATGGAGAGGTATTCCAGGTGCGCATCGACAAGATGGTGGACAAATGGGCTGGCTCCATTGAGATTGGTGTCACTACCCACAATCCTGCCTACCTCCAATTGCCCTCCACCATGACCAACTTGCGTTCTGGTGAGCTCCTAAGAAGGGCAGGGCCAGGATAGGGTCCTAGGGAGGAAGCTGTCCTTATAGCCTTGACACTTGTTCCCCAGCCTCTTTTTCACTTGTCACACTGTGACGACTGATTCAGTGGCTGAGGAGTGCCACATGGATGGGGCCTGTGGCTGGCTTGGGAACAGCAGTTTTCTTGTCCTTCCCTGGAAAGAAAGCTGACAGAATAAAGGCAGACTGGGCTGAAGGCTTTGGGGAATAACATGGGGACTGCTGCATGAAGGAGAGGAGTCCTGGCTTGTCCCTTATGTCCTCTGTAACTCCTTGTCCCCCTAGGGACCTGGATGATGACTGGGAATGGGGTGATGCACAATGGGACAACCATCTTGGATGAATACGGGCACAACCTGGACCGCCTCAAGGTGGGAGAGTGGATGTGCTGCCAGGTCTCAACATTGGGGAGtagccaaggtggggctgctgcaGGACCAGCCTAGGCAGGGACTCTACCTGACTCCTCACTCCAGCCCCCCTTCTTCCAAGGCAGGGGACACGGTGGGCGTGGTTCGGCGGGAGGACGGGACTCTCCACTTCTTTGTCAATGGGATGACTCAGGGCCCTGCTGCCTGGAATGTGCCTCCGGGCGTCTATGCTGTTGTGGATCTCTACGGCCAGGCGGCCCAGGCCACCATTGTGGACGACGTGGGTGAGGGCCTGGCTGGGCAAGGGCAGGAGGGTGGTTTTGGGAGGACTCAGAGACATCTGTATGCCTAATGGGTCGTGTCCCTTCTTGCAGAGGTGACTCCAGTCCCTGAGCCACTCCCTGAGGGGAACAACCAGATGTCTCCAAGTTCTCCATCATCTGGAGCCTGTGGCTCTGACCTGCGCTTCCACCAGCTGCATGGCAATAATGCAGTCATCACTAATGGGGGCCGCACTGCGCTCCGACACAACTGCCGCAGCGAGTTCAATGATGCCATTGTTATCTCCAACCGGTCAGTGTCTGGACTTACATGCCCCCGCTTTCCTGCTGCCCAGCCTCAGCAACCCAGTAGGGCCTGTCTGATCGCCACTGTCCCTGGCAGGGCCCTGCGGGATGGAGAGCTGTTTGAAATTGTCATTCAGAAGATGGTGGATCGCTGGTCAGGCTCTATTGAGGCTGGTGAGGGGcccctgtttgtgtgtgtgtgtgtatttgcacaTGTGCTGGGGGAGGTGCTGGCTGCCTATAGCTGGGGGCTTGGCTCtgacctcctcctgcctcctcctagGAGTGACTGCCATTCGGCCAGAGGACCTTGAATTCCCCAACACTATGACAGACATTGACTACGATACTTGGATGCTAAGGTTGGGCTGCTTGCTTTGGGCACCAGCTGGGCGGGGCTGGGTAGAGCTGGTTGGGATGAGGGAAGCAGGGTTTCGGACCTGTGGTAGCCATGAACAGTAACAGACCTAGGGAATCTGGCTGCCTCTTCTCTTTAATTCTTGGAAACTGGCTCAACCCTCCTTCCTTATAAAGGTGGTATTTACCAGTTTTTTGTGAGAGGGAGCCCAGGGATGTAGGAGACAGAATTGGGTCTCAGACCCCAGATTGAGATCCCAGTCAAGGCACTCAAAAGATTCTGACAGGTAGAGACTGGACAGGAACCTGTGTGGGGAGGAAGCTGGGTGGCTGATTTGCCCCTTTTGCCATTCCCCCAGTGGCACAGCTATCATGCAAGATGGTAATACAATGCGCAACAACTATGGGTGTGACCTTGACGCACTGGGCACTGGTTCACGCATCGGCATGATGCGAACCTCCAAGGGCGATCTGCACTACTTCATCAATGGCCAGGACCAAGGCGCTGCCTGCTCAGGCTTACCTCCGGGTAAAGGTGACTACTCTGGCTTTTAACCTGCCACCCTCAGCCTGGCCCACCCTGGGCTCTCAAGGTTCTGACTCCTCCCTTTCCTACCCAGAGGTGTATGCGGTAGTGGATCTCTATGGCCAGTGtgtccaagtgtccatcaccAATGCTACTGGCCCCATGGACAACAGCCTGGCAACCAGCAACACTGCTACTGAGAAGTCATTCCCCCTGCACTCCCCAGGTGCAGCcaacagggagggagggtgggctcTGCTTGCCTGCTATGGGTTTGAGATATACAGCttccagggcagggaaaggggagggaaaaacCCATGGTGGAAAGCAGCCAGGAAGATGGCAGGAGAACCACACCTAGTGCACAGGGCCTGGATACTTCCCTGCCACAAAGGGGCCAGGACACCATGAGCTGGGCATACCAGATTTGGGAACGAGTCTTGATGTGGTGAAAGGAGGTGTCAGAGGTCTTAAAGGAGTGATGGCCGATGGTACCTTATGTCAGCTTCCTGTTTCACCTGAAAGCTTTGCTCTGCATCCTGTCTGAAGCTTGCTGCCCCAATTCTACCCTTTCCTTCGGTGCcatctttccacagtggctggcgTGGCTCACCGATTCCACAGTACTTGTGGCAAGAATGTCACTCTGGAGGAGGATGGCACAAGGGCGGTGCGTGCTGCTGGCTATGCTCATGGCCTTGTCTTTAGCACCAAGGAGCTCAAGACTGAGGAAGTCTTTGAGGTGGGCTGTGGAGATATGACAAAGGAGGCTTCCAGGCCCTTCACAACAGGGCCAGACTGCTTTTTatccccctacccccacataGTGCAAGCTAATATTGTCTCACACAGGTGAAAGTGGAAGAACTGGATGAGAAGTGGGCAGGTTCCCTCCGGATAGGGCTGACCACACTAGCGCCAGGGGAGATGGGGCCTGGAGCAGGTGGTGGCcctggcctgcctccctccctgccagaaCTCCGGACTAAGACCACCTGGATGGTGTCCAGCTGTGAAGTGAGGCGAGACGGGCTGCTCCAGAGGATGAACTATGGCCGGAACCTAGAGAGGCTGGGGGTGAAGCAGCTGGATCCAGAGATAAGGGTGGAGTtgggagtgggggtggtaggGAGTGGTGGGTTGAGCATCTGTTGTTGTCCCACCTTGGTCCTAGGTCGGGAGCTGTGTGGGCATTCGGCGGGGGACAGATGACTCGATGCATGTCCTGGTAGATGGAGAGGATATGGGGCCAGCAGCTACTGGCATTGCCAAGGTAGACCCAAGACTTACCTTAGATTCTGGGGGTGGGGTTGAGGTGTTCTGCTCATCTCCAACTTCCTGGGTCTTTTGTGTCTCCAGAATGTGTGGGCAGTGTTGGATCTATACGGGCCAGTGCGGAGTGTGTCTATTGTCAGCTCCACAAGGCTAGAGGAGTCAGAAGGCACACAGCCTCCTTCCCCCAGCTCCGACACCGGAAGTGAGGGCGATGAGGACGATGAGGACGAGGAGCATGGCCTGGGAGTAAGAGGCTGCAGCAAGGCCCTCTGGGCACATGGATGAGAGGTTTGGTGGGCCATTGGCCACCAGCTCATTTTTGGGTTCCTTAGTCCTATCCTGGATGGATAAAAGCCTGCGTGCAAGCTCTGCATAAACTCTAGTGGGGTGGCTTGGGCCCTGCATCAGTAACCCCAGCAGCTCAGTCTGTCCTCCACATCAGGGCCAGGATCAGGTGGCCATTATGCCTACAGCCCTCGAGTTCCTGGAAAACCATGGGAAGAATATCCTCCTATCCAATGGGAACCGTACAGCTACACGGGTGGCCAGCTACAATCAGGGCATCGTTGTCATCAGCCAGCCCCTGGTGCCCCAGCTGCTGGTCCAGGTGGGCCTCCTCTCCTTATCCCTTCCTTGTCCCCAGCAACTCTTGCTCAGGGTAACCCGGGGCTAACCCTACTGGAGCAAGGCCTTTCTAGATTGAGGACAAAGTGGAAGGTAAGTCCCTTGAATGAGATTTTGTTCTTGCCCTGTGATGGGAGTTGCAGGTTGGTTACCAGGAAGTGCCCACCCAGTGACTGACGAAGCAGTAGAGAAGAGCTGGAGGATTCCAGGGGAGGGGCCTAATCCTTtatgtgggagcagggagggcttTCCAGAGGAGAGGCCCTTCTGCTGCTTACTGAAAGATGTCACTGTTAGCCAGGGGAAGGAAGCCTCTATGAACAAGAATCCTTAGAGTCGACAGAAGACCAAGGCTGAAAGAGGGAAGGAATTTGGTGAATTTTCCGTTTCTGGTCCCTCTAAGCCTTAGAAGGGACAACACCCCAGGCCACACTCTGGGAGGTGTCATTCCTCCCTGGATACTATGAAAAGCGTGCATGTGCTGGGTGTGTGGCCTCTTTCCTGGAGGCCATGACTGGGGAAAGCCACCTTCTCCTCCAGATACGGATAGACTTCCTAAACCGGCAGTGGACATCTTCCCTTGTTCTGGGAGTCATCACCTGCCCACCTGAGAGACTCAACTTCCCTGCTTCTGCCTGTGCCCTTAAACGGGCAGCCTGGCTGGTGCGGGGCCGTGGGGTCTTCCACAATGGCCTCAAGGTGGGTAGGGAGCGGAGAGGAGTGGGCAGCCAGGTCCCTGGGTAGGGAGGGGCTGGTCCAAAAGGAGGAGGGCGGCCCTGAGGTGTATTATTTACCTGGCCAGTCTTGGGCATTCTGCCTTTTCCTATGTCCCTACACTTGAGAATGTTGCAGTTGGGGAAAGGGGAGGTGGAGCCCAGACAGTGGACAAGTGTGGAGGCAAAGCCCAGGGAATGGCAACCCAAAACAGAGTGAAGGGTTGGGGTGGCTGCTGCTGAGAGTCTGATCTCTGGGAAGACAGTGGGTTTCTCCTCCCAGATCTGTGAGAAGTTTGGGCCAAATCTGGACACGTGTCCTGAAGGCACCATCCTGGGACTTCGGCTAGACAGCTCTGGGAGTCTGCATCTCCATGTCAATGGGATGGACCAGGGGGTGGCTGTGCCAGATGTCCCTCAGCCTTGCCATGCACTCGTGGACCTCTATGGGCAATGTGAGCAGGTTAGTGGCAatggaggcagggaggtgggagggcctgGGAGATGGCTGTCCAAGTAAAGAGGAAGTCTGTTGTCTgaaagcaagggatataaaggagtCTAAAAAGGAGGGGATCAGCAGGCCCTGGAGGCTAGTCACACTGTAGCTGACCACCCCTCTGTTCTGCAGGTGACAATTGTGAGTCCTGAACCAGGAGCTGCCAGTTTGAAGAGTGCTGGAACCCAAGGGGACATGGAGAAAGCTGACATGGTGGATGGTGAGCCAGCCCGGAGGGACCAggaccctaccccaccccaccctgtacATCTAATTCCATTTCTTGTGACCTCTGCCCCCTCTGCTCTCTCAGGGATCAAGGAGAGTGTATGCTGGGGTCCACTGCCCACTGCCAGCCCTCTCAAGAGCTGCGAGTACCATGCCCTTTGTTCCCGTTTCCAAGAACTGTTGCTGCTTCCTGGTGAGTACCCAGTCAGTCCCCTAGAACCTGCCTCAGTCAGAACACTATGTGGTTGAGACTCAGGACAGGAACCATAGCACCAAGTCTGCCACTTACTCTCCCACAGAGGATTATTTTATGCCTCCACCAAAGCGTAGCCTGTGCTATTGTGAGTCTTGCCGGAAGATGCGAGGGGATGAGGCCCACAGGCGCCGTGGCGAACCTCCCAGGGAATACGCCCTACCCTTTGGCTGGTGCAGGTTCAACCTCAGGTACATATGGGCAGGATCGTGTGTATCCCTTGCTGTTCTTTGCCCTCTTGAGAAAGGAGGATCCCAAAAGGGTACATAAAGTGACAGAACTTCGTATCTAGGGAATGACCTTGGGGAGGCAGTGACTTTTGTCCTATCTGCCCTGTCTATTCACTTGCTAGGGTGAATCCTCACCTGGAGGCTGGGACACTAACCAAGAAGTGGCACATGGCATATCACGGCAGCAATGTGGCAGTCATCCGAAGGGTGCTGGACCGCGGGGAGTTGGGAGCAGGTACTGTAGCCCTGGCAGAACCAGAGCAGGCTGGGCCTGTGGGCTGAAGCAGGGTTATCCTGACCTAGTTCTCCTCACAGGCACTGCCTCCATCCTGAGCTGTCGGCCCTTGAAGGGAGAGCCTAGGGGAGGATTTGAGGAGCCAGGCGAGAACTGCGCACCTCCTCGGGAGGAGCAGCCCCCTCCAGTTctgctttctccctccatccaATATGCTGGGGCCGAGACCCTGGCATCCAAAGTGCAGTAAGTACATGGGATGCCCCAGAGCCTCTAAAGTCTCCGTGAtttgccctccctgctcccaccttgTTTTGCTAGTTCCTCAGTCTCCATCCCAACCCTTTCTTCACATGTTTGATGAAAAAAATGCCACTTCTTTTGTGATATCTCAGTGAGCAAAAGGGAAAACTTGTTCTTGTGGAACTTAAGTTTTCTCTCTAGAATGTTTATACATAATGAGTATTTAGTACTTTTAAAGGTGAAAGTAGTACTATGGAAACAAAAAGAGTGGCGTGGATTAAAAGTGTGGTTGaagtcctgcctggtgtggctcagtggattgagcaccggcctgcgaagtgaaggtcgccagttcgattcccagtcagggcacatgcctgggttgcgggccaggtacctagctgggggcatgcaagaggcaactggttgatgtttctctcacacatcagtgtttctccccctctttctcccttccttttcctctctctcaaagtcaataaataaaatttttttaaaaagtgtggtcGGAACAGGCATACTAAATAGGATCATCAGGTTAGGTATCATTAAGGTGAGATTTGAACAAAGGCTGGAAAAGGAGGTGAGGAAGTTAGCTGAACAAGCATTGGGAAGAATACCATTTAGATAGAAGAGCTAGATTCAAGTCCCTTCTAAAGTGGGAGTGATTCCTAGGAACAGCACGGCCAGTGTAGTGGTTGCAGttagcaagggagagaggtgacaGAGGCCTCACCAccctatttttactttttgcctgACAGATTCCGGGACCCCAAATTCCAGCGGACACACCAAGCCCAGGTGGCTTTCCAGGTGTGTGTGCGTCCTGGCTCCTACACTCCTGGCCCTCCTTCTACTGTCCTCAGAGAACCTCCTGATCCTCACTTCAGCCCAGCTGAACTTGAGTGGGTAACCAAGGAGAAAGGGGCCACACTCCTCTATGCCCTGCTGGTACGGGTGGAATGAGGAGGGGAGACCTCACTACTACAAGCACAGTTGGGCTTTGGGCCCACGGACTCTGAGTGACGACTGCCTCCACCTCATTCCAGTGACCCACAGCATGCATGGTGCTCAGTCTGGCAGACGCACAGGAGCATGTAGGCAGTCTTTCAAATTTAGATGGGAAGTGGAGCACATCTCCGTGTCCAGGGCCCCAGAACACTCACTCTGAGGCAAATGAGTTTGTGGGGAGCCCAGCTGCAGGCCCTGGGTAACCCCTGTTCATGCACTGACTTGGGGAACAGGACTCCCCACCCCCGTATCacttaatttatttgtttttgttcttggttACTGTGAATCCCAAAGGAGTCTCTCTGTGGCCCGCATGAGGCTGCTTTTCCCTGTGGCCCCCAGGCGGGAATGGGGAAGGGCGAGCGAGCGCGGTGGAGGGGTTGGGTCCTCTGTACAGTTGTCACGACTCTGATTTCGAAGGAGCCAATAAACACCGTCTCTGAGCATTTGTCTCGCCTTTCTTGCACGCCCTAAGGGCATCACTGGCCTGCCCAATCAGGGTCCCCGCTGCAGGATCTGCCGGACTGGAACAGGCTTGGGGCGTTTTGCAGCTGCCGGGCCAACAGGAGCTGCGCCCAAGGGTGGTTGGCGCGGGGTGGTCCAAGTGGAAGGGTTTGGACTTCACAGGCACCCGTCCCGGGCATTTCCGCCTTTCCCTCGCTGCCCAATCCGTGAAGCCGCTAATGTTCTGACCTCGGAAGGATCAACCCCTGCCACCGGATGTGACGCAGGGCCAGGGTGCGCAGGAGGCTGCGGAGGAAGCGAAGAAAAAGCGGGTAGGGAGGGGCTGGAGCCGGGGCTGGCGGGGAAGGGGGCGGGAACCCCAGGCTGTAGACCCCTACGCGCAAGCGCGCTGGAGCCGCGCGGTCACTGTCCATGTGACCGGGGCAGGCGGCGGGCGGCCTTCCGTCTGGGCCGACAGGGCGCGGTAACCTCTGAGTACTCGCCTTCCTGCAGGCCCAGTCCGAGATCTGGCAGTCAGCGACAGAGTCGGGCACCCACGGCCCAAGCACCCCCGGCAGCACCATGCCTGCGCTCCTGGAGCGCCCCAAGCTTTCCAACGCCATGGCCAGGGCATTGCATCGGCACATCATGATGGAACGGGAGCGCAAGCGGCAGGGTGAGTCCGGGCCAAAGCGGGAGGGCACACACCTATGGCGGTACCGCTAGCAGACCAGTGCACCGGCGGCTGAAGCTAGAGGAGAGATGGAACAGCCCTGCTGTGGTAGGAGTTTAAATCACCAGGTCTGAACTCCAGAAACCTTGAGCTGGGAAGGACCTTGGAGAGCACCTAATGAAACTTACCTCTCCCTGTCCCTTGTAGTCTTTTCAAGAGCATAAAAGATCATTGGGATAACCAGTTTTGGCTGGTCTTCAGTCTATAACGTTCTAATTATATTAACCACCCTGCCACTTTTCCGTCCTCTTTGACTCTTCTTCCAGAGGAAGAAGAAGTAGACAAGATGATGGAACAGAAGATGAAGGAAgaacaggagagaagaaagaaaaaagagatggaagAGAGAATGTCACTAGAGGAGACCAAAGAACAAGTATATGTCATCAGCCCCTTGATCTCtccctgctttttctcctttGGCTTTCCTACTttcatcttctcttccttcctttcccagatCCTGAAGTTGCAAGAGAAGCTTTTGGCCCTACAGGAAGAGAAGCACCAGCTTTTCCTGCAGCTCAAGAAAGTTTTACATGAGGAAGAAAAACGAAGGCGAAAGGAACAGAGGTGGGACTGGAGAGCTAAAGTTTAAATTGGGAGCAAAAAATATAATTGAGTCAGGTAACAAAAGATTATTGTTTAATGTTGAGGGAGCATCTGTCCTTGATTTTTGACCTGCATTCTTTTTACTCTAGTGACTTAACCACTCTGACATCAGCTGCATACCCACAGAGTTTGACTGTTCACACAGGAACTCATCTCCTCAGCATgcagggtgaggattaaagaaaccacTGTCAGAATGGATCCTCCTGGATCCTGTAGACTACCAGTTCAGCATCATgaagcttctcttcctctctaggAAGCCCTGGAGGACACAATCGCCCAGGCACCCTCATGGCAGCTGACAGAGCCAAACAGATGTTCGGACCCCAAGTGCTTACAGTAAGAGTAGGATTGTTTTCCCTACTTTTTTTCACCCGCTGTACTAAACCAGTACTCAAATTATGAGTGTAACACTTAACTGTGTGGGGAAAGTGGGACATGAGTCACTTGAGACTCTGCTGTCAAGGAATTTACAGTGAGTTCTCATCCTCAGACCCGGCATTATGTGGGCTCAGCAGCTTTCGCAGGGACTCCAGAACATGGGCAATTCCAAGGCAGCCCAGGCGGTGCTTATGGCACTGCTCA is a window of Phyllostomus discolor isolate MPI-MPIP mPhyDis1 chromosome 8, mPhyDis1.pri.v3, whole genome shotgun sequence DNA encoding:
- the NEURL4 gene encoding neuralized-like protein 4 isoform X10, yielding MAAGSGGSGGSGGGPGPGPGGGGGPSGSGPGPGSGVSLGSGGELHPRTGRLVSLSACGRTARRQQPGQEFNHGLVLSREPLRDGRVFTVRIDRKVNSWSGSIEIGVTALDPSVLDFPSSATGLKGGSWVVSGCSVLRDGRSVLEEYGQDLDQLGEGDRVGVERTVAGELRLWVNGRDCGVAATGLPARVWAVVDLYGKCTQITVLPPEPGFSPPTPIPTPPLELSAPPEDSALAEQGTSRDEDFASMELSEVVSNAILSAYNGGLLNVNLSSPPAGEGLGSSCAATSPILTSNDALLFHEKCGTLIKLSNNNKTAERRRPLDEFNNGVVMTNRPLRDNEMFEIRIDKLVDKWSGSIEIGVTTHNPNNLEYPATMTNLQSGTIMMSGCGILTNGKGTRREYCEFSLDELQEGDHIGLTRKSNSALHFFINGIDQGVATPLTPPVVYGVVDLYGMAVKVTIVHNNNHSDRLRRNNAILRALSPEGALRRAAPAAQAEPERLLFHPNCGQKAAITHEGRTALRPHATDDFNHGVVLSSRALRDGEVFQVRIDKMVDKWAGSIEIGVTTHNPAYLQLPSTMTNLRSGTWMMTGNGVMHNGTTILDEYGHNLDRLKAGDTVGVVRREDGTLHFFVNGMTQGPAAWNVPPGVYAVVDLYGQAAQATIVDDVEVTPVPEPLPEGNNQMSPSSPSSGACGSDLRFHQLHGNNAVITNGGRTALRHNCRSEFNDAIVISNRALRDGELFEIVIQKMVDRWSGSIEAGVTAIRPEDLEFPNTMTDIDYDTWMLSGTAIMQDGNTMRNNYGCDLDALGTGSRIGMMRTSKGDLHYFINGQDQGAACSGLPPEVYAVVDLYGQCVQVSITNATGPMDNSLATSNTATEKSFPLHSPVAGVAHRFHSTCGKNVTLEEDGTRAVRAAGYAHGLVFSTKELKTEEVFEVKVEELDEKWAGSLRIGLTTLAPGEMGPGAGGGPGLPPSLPELRTKTTWMVSSCEVRRDGLLQRMNYGRNLERLGVGSCVGIRRGTDDSMHVLVDGEDMGPAATGIAKNVWAVLDLYGPVRSVSIVSSTRLEESEGTQPPSPSSDTGSEGDEDDEDEEHGLGGQDQVAIMPTALEFLENHGKNILLSNGNRTATRVASYNQGIVVISQPLVPQLLVQIRIDFLNRQWTSSLVLGVITCPPERLNFPASACALKRAAWLVRGRGVFHNGLKICEKFGPNLDTCPEGTILGLRLDSSGSLHLHVNGMDQGVAVPDVPQPCHALVDLYGQCEQVTIVSPEPGAASLKSAGTQGDMEKADMVDGIKESVCWGPLPTASPLKSCEYHALCSRFQELLLLPEDYFMPPPKRSLCYCESCRKMRGDEAHRRRGEPPREYALPFGWCRFNLRVNPHLEAGTLTKKWHMAYHGSNVAVIRRVLDRGELGAGTASILSCRPLKGEPRGGFEEPGENCAPPREEQPPPVLLSPSIQYAGAETLASKVQFRDPKFQRTHQAQVAFQVCVRPGSYTPGPPSTVLREPPDPHFSPAELEWVTKEKGATLLYALLVRVE
- the NEURL4 gene encoding neuralized-like protein 4 isoform X4 produces the protein MAAGSGGSGGSGGGPGPGPGGGGGPSGSGPGPGSGVSLGSGGELHPRTGRLVSLSACGRTARRQQPGQEFNHGLVLSREPLRDGRVFTVRIDRKVNSWSGSIEIGVTALDPSVLDFPSSATGLKGGSWVVSGCSVLRDGRSVLEEYGQDLDQLGEGDRVGVERTVAGELRLWVNGRDCGVAATGLPARVWAVVDLYGKCTQITVLPPEPGFSPPTPIPTPPLELSAPPEDSALAEQGTSRDEAFMVPPAQARPETFPNSLESHNDFASMELSEVVSNAILSAYNGGLLNVNLSSPPAGEGLGSSCAATSPILTSNDALLFHEKCGTLIKLSNNNKTAERRRPLDEFNNGVVMTNRPLRDNEMFEIRIDKLVDKWSGSIEIGVTTHNPNNLEYPATMTNLQSGTIMMSGCGILTNGKGTRREYCEFSLDELQEGDHIGLTRKSNSALHFFINGIDQGVATPLTPPVVYGVVDLYGMAVKVTIVHNNNHSDRLRRNNAILRALSPEGALRRAAPAAQAEPERLLFHPNCGQKAAITHEGRTALRPHATDDFNHGVVLSSRALRDGEVFQVRIDKMVDKWAGSIEIGVTTHNPAYLQLPSTMTNLRSGTWMMTGNGVMHNGTTILDEYGHNLDRLKPPFFQGRGHGGRGSAGGRDSPLLCQWDDSGPCCLECASGRLCCCGSLRPGGPGHHCGRQVTPVPEPLPEGNNQMSPSSPSSGACGSDLRFHQLHGNNAVITNGGRTALRHNCRSEFNDAIVISNRALRDGELFEIVIQKMVDRWSGSIEAGVTAIRPEDLEFPNTMTDIDYDTWMLSGTAIMQDGNTMRNNYGCDLDALGTGSRIGMMRTSKGDLHYFINGQDQGAACSGLPPGKEVYAVVDLYGQCVQVSITNATGPMDNSLATSNTATEKSFPLHSPVAGVAHRFHSTCGKNVTLEEDGTRAVRAAGYAHGLVFSTKELKTEEVFEVKVEELDEKWAGSLRIGLTTLAPGEMGPGAGGGPGLPPSLPELRTKTTWMVSSCEVRRDGLLQRMNYGRNLERLGVGSCVGIRRGTDDSMHVLVDGEDMGPAATGIAKNVWAVLDLYGPVRSVSIVSSTRLEESEGTQPPSPSSDTGSEGDEDDEDEEHGLGGQDQVAIMPTALEFLENHGKNILLSNGNRTATRVASYNQGIVVISQPLVPQLLVQIRIDFLNRQWTSSLVLGVITCPPERLNFPASACALKRAAWLVRGRGVFHNGLKICEKFGPNLDTCPEGTILGLRLDSSGSLHLHVNGMDQGVAVPDVPQPCHALVDLYGQCEQVTIVSPEPGAASLKSAGTQGDMEKADMVDGIKESVCWGPLPTASPLKSCEYHALCSRFQELLLLPEDYFMPPPKRSLCYCESCRKMRGDEAHRRRGEPPREYALPFGWCRFNLRVNPHLEAGTLTKKWHMAYHGSNVAVIRRVLDRGELGAGTASILSCRPLKGEPRGGFEEPGENCAPPREEQPPPVLLSPSIQYAGAETLASKVQFRDPKFQRTHQAQVAFQVCVRPGSYTPGPPSTVLREPPDPHFSPAELEWVTKEKGATLLYALLVRVE